A window of the Mucilaginibacter sp. cycad4 genome harbors these coding sequences:
- a CDS encoding homogentisate 1,2-dioxygenase, whose translation MPLYHSLGSIPPKRHTQFRKPDGSLYAEELVSTEGFSSLYSLVYHAYPPTIVKTLGEPYSVEPKIAREKHLKHTSLIGFNVQPEDDYLQSRKPVLVNSDLHISLAAPRQSMTDYFYKNSQADEVVFIHEGTGTLKTGFGNIKFQYGDYLVIPRGTIYQMEFDSTANRLFIVESFSPIRPPKRYRNQYGQLMEHSPYCERDIKLPADLKTYDEHGDFKILIKKQGLIYPYIYGTHPFDFIGWDGFHYPWALSIHDFEPITGRLHQPPPVHQTFEGNNFVICSFVPRKFDYHPLSIPAPYNHSNVDSDEVLYYVDGDFMSRKSVVKGQITLHPGGIPHGPHPGSVEKSIGKESTDELAVMIDPFRPLMLTEDAIKIEDENYYKSWSLT comes from the coding sequence ATGCCTCTATATCATAGTTTAGGATCAATTCCGCCTAAGCGGCATACGCAATTCCGTAAGCCCGATGGTAGTTTATATGCCGAAGAGCTGGTATCAACCGAAGGTTTTTCGAGCCTTTATTCGCTGGTGTACCACGCCTACCCGCCCACCATTGTAAAAACCCTTGGCGAGCCCTACAGCGTGGAACCTAAAATAGCGCGCGAAAAACACCTGAAGCATACCAGTCTGATAGGTTTCAACGTACAGCCGGAGGATGATTACCTGCAAAGCCGCAAACCAGTGCTGGTGAACAGCGATCTGCATATTTCGCTGGCAGCACCGCGCCAAAGTATGACTGATTATTTTTATAAGAACAGCCAGGCCGACGAGGTAGTTTTTATTCACGAAGGCACAGGTACTTTAAAAACAGGTTTCGGCAATATCAAATTTCAATATGGCGATTATTTGGTGATCCCCCGCGGTACCATTTATCAAATGGAGTTTGACAGCACGGCTAACAGGCTTTTTATTGTAGAAAGCTTTAGCCCTATCCGTCCGCCAAAGCGTTACCGCAACCAATATGGGCAATTGATGGAGCATTCGCCTTATTGTGAGCGTGATATCAAACTACCGGCCGATCTGAAAACTTATGATGAGCATGGCGATTTTAAGATCCTGATTAAAAAGCAAGGCCTCATTTATCCTTATATCTATGGCACTCATCCTTTTGATTTTATAGGCTGGGACGGTTTTCATTACCCCTGGGCGCTGTCCATCCATGATTTTGAACCGATAACCGGCCGCTTACATCAGCCTCCTCCGGTACATCAAACCTTCGAGGGCAACAACTTTGTGATCTGCTCATTTGTTCCCCGCAAGTTTGATTATCATCCGCTATCCATCCCCGCTCCTTACAACCACAGCAATGTGGACAGCGACGAGGTTTTATATTATGTCGATGGCGATTTCATGAGCCGCAAAAGCGTGGTGAAAGGGCAGATCACCCTACACCCCGGTGGCATCCCGCACGGTCCGCACCCGGGCTCGGTTGAAAAATCAATAGGCAAAGAATCAACAGACGAACTGGCGGTAATGATCGATCCTTTTCGCCCGCTGATGCTTACGGAGGATGCGATTAAGATTGAGGACGAGAATTATTATAAGAGCTGGAGCCTCACCTAA
- a CDS encoding YciI family protein produces MKKALLIIASFALSLGCLAQNAPAAKPVYDAALAKKLGADDYSMKKYVLAFLKEGPTQLKDSAANMQLQMAHLKNIGRLAAEGKLVVAGPFLDNQPLRGIFIFNVETIEEAQKLTETDPAIKAGALVMELHPFYCSAALMQVVPIHNTLQKKSMTN; encoded by the coding sequence ATGAAAAAAGCTTTACTTATTATCGCATCCTTTGCTTTAAGCCTTGGCTGCTTAGCCCAAAATGCACCGGCCGCCAAACCCGTGTATGATGCAGCATTGGCCAAAAAGCTTGGCGCCGATGACTATAGTATGAAAAAGTATGTGCTGGCCTTTTTAAAAGAAGGGCCAACACAACTTAAAGATTCGGCTGCTAACATGCAGCTGCAAATGGCGCACCTTAAAAATATTGGCCGCCTTGCCGCCGAAGGTAAGCTGGTTGTTGCAGGCCCGTTTCTGGATAATCAGCCATTAAGGGGAATTTTTATTTTTAATGTTGAAACCATAGAGGAAGCTCAAAAACTTACTGAAACCGACCCAGCTATCAAGGCAGGGGCTTTAGTTATGGAACTGCACCCTTTTTATTGCAGCGCAGCGCTGATGCAGGTTGTGCCTATTCATAATACCCTTCAAAAGAAAAGCATGACCAATTAA
- a CDS encoding DNA alkylation repair protein encodes MDAIQFVIDELKEKADANYLKGMARFGIDSSKALGVKLPEIRKLAKIIKKDHELALAFWDTQIHEARILASMIADPKLITPELMDSWTSDFNSWDICDQVCGNLFDRTPFAIDKAVEYSSHEQEFVKRAGFVLMAEYAVHNKTAPDEVFINLLPIMEREAWDNRNFVKKAINWALRQIGKRNNILKVKAINTARYLYNQPAKSAKWIAKKALNELIRK; translated from the coding sequence ATGGATGCCATACAATTTGTAATTGATGAGCTTAAAGAAAAAGCTGATGCCAATTATTTAAAAGGAATGGCCCGTTTTGGTATTGATAGCTCGAAGGCATTGGGCGTAAAACTACCCGAGATCCGTAAGCTGGCTAAAATCATCAAGAAAGATCATGAGCTGGCCTTAGCATTTTGGGATACCCAAATACACGAGGCCCGGATATTGGCCTCCATGATAGCAGATCCCAAACTGATTACCCCGGAACTAATGGACAGTTGGACGAGCGACTTTAATTCGTGGGACATTTGCGACCAGGTTTGCGGTAATCTTTTTGACCGTACCCCATTCGCCATTGATAAAGCTGTTGAATATAGCAGTCATGAGCAGGAGTTTGTAAAACGTGCCGGTTTTGTTTTAATGGCCGAATATGCAGTTCATAACAAAACTGCGCCCGACGAGGTATTTATAAACCTGTTGCCCATTATGGAGCGGGAAGCCTGGGATAACCGGAACTTTGTTAAAAAAGCTATTAACTGGGCTTTACGGCAAATAGGCAAACGAAATAATATATTAAAAGTTAAAGCTATTAACACTGCACGATATTTATATAACCAACCCGCCAAATCAGCCAAATGGATTGCAAAAAAAGCGCTTAATGAACTAATAAGAAAATAG
- the hppD gene encoding 4-hydroxyphenylpyruvate dioxygenase — translation MNTQTLDKKVSPTGGDLEGATDFLPLNGTDYVEFYVGNAKQAAHYYKTAFGFQNLAYAGPETGVRDRASYVLQQGKIRIVLTTPLHSDHPIAEHVKKHGDGVKVLALWVDDAYDAFEQTTKRGAEAYQQPQTLTDENGEVRTSGIKLYGETVHMFIERKNYKGLFLPGYQKLENNYNPADTGLLYVDHCVGNVGWHKMNEWVNFYEEVLGFRNILTFDDKMISTEYSALMSKVMSNGNGYVKFPINEPAEGKKKSQIEEYLEFYEDEGVQHMALATHDIVATVTELKNRGVEFLTVPSTYYDDLIDRVGHIDEDLEPLKRLGILVDRDDEGYLLQIFTKPVEDRPTLFFEIIQRKGAKSFGAGNFKALFEAIEREQEARGNL, via the coding sequence ATGAACACACAAACTTTAGATAAAAAAGTCTCCCCTACCGGGGGAGATTTAGAGGGGGCTACCGATTTCCTGCCCCTTAATGGAACCGATTACGTTGAATTTTATGTTGGCAATGCCAAACAGGCGGCGCATTATTATAAAACTGCCTTCGGCTTTCAAAACCTGGCTTATGCCGGGCCCGAAACCGGAGTGCGCGACAGGGCATCATACGTATTACAACAGGGCAAGATCAGGATTGTGCTTACCACTCCCCTGCACTCTGATCACCCTATTGCTGAGCATGTTAAAAAACATGGCGACGGCGTAAAAGTATTGGCCCTTTGGGTTGATGATGCGTACGATGCTTTTGAACAAACCACTAAACGCGGCGCCGAAGCATACCAACAACCTCAAACCCTTACCGATGAAAATGGCGAAGTACGCACCAGCGGCATTAAGCTGTATGGCGAAACCGTGCATATGTTCATTGAACGTAAAAACTACAAGGGCCTGTTTTTACCGGGATATCAAAAGCTGGAAAATAACTACAATCCGGCAGATACCGGCCTGCTGTATGTTGACCATTGCGTGGGCAATGTAGGCTGGCATAAAATGAACGAATGGGTTAACTTTTATGAAGAGGTTTTAGGTTTCCGCAACATCCTCACCTTTGATGATAAAATGATCTCGACAGAGTATTCGGCTTTGATGAGCAAGGTGATGAGCAACGGGAACGGCTATGTGAAATTCCCGATCAATGAGCCTGCCGAGGGTAAAAAGAAGTCGCAGATTGAAGAATACCTTGAATTTTACGAGGACGAAGGTGTACAGCACATGGCCCTTGCTACCCATGATATTGTAGCTACAGTAACCGAGCTAAAAAACCGTGGGGTTGAATTTTTAACGGTTCCTTCAACCTATTATGACGACCTGATTGACCGCGTTGGCCATATTGATGAAGACCTTGAGCCGCTGAAACGCTTAGGCATCCTGGTAGACCGTGACGACGAAGGGTACCTGCTGCAGATCTTCACCAAACCGGTTGAAGACCGGCCTACGCTGTTCTTTGAGATCATCCAGCGTAAAGGCGCAAAATCATTTGGCGCTGGTAATTTTAAAGCCCTGTTTGAAGCCATTGAACGCGAGCAGGAAGCAAGGGGAAACCTTTAA
- a CDS encoding IS3 family transposase produces MKDMYTRISLVRLCRLLGITRQAYYQHFWQQEASGIEDTLILQEVVSIRQDHRAMGGRKLYEKLHPFLLDHGIKMGRDALFDLLSANGLLVKKRRRRHVTTWSGHRFNRWPNIIRSLEVVRPNQLWVSDITYWKVKEEHLYISLITDAYSHKVVGYHLADTLETIETIQALKMALKDLPEQLPEALIHHSDRGVQYCTESYVKLLQDRYIKISMTENGDPLENAVAERMNGILKEEYLKHHRPENKQQAKQLLDRAIELYNKHRPHFSIGLLTPQHVHDKSLLPQKLWKNYYRKNTNIVNVSQDITTLVNT; encoded by the coding sequence ATGAAAGACATGTATACAAGGATCAGCCTTGTACGATTATGTCGGTTACTTGGTATTACCCGTCAGGCCTATTATCAGCACTTTTGGCAACAAGAAGCATCTGGAATAGAGGATACACTTATATTGCAGGAGGTTGTCAGCATTCGCCAAGACCACCGGGCAATGGGTGGCAGGAAGCTTTATGAAAAGCTGCACCCTTTTTTGCTTGATCATGGCATTAAAATGGGACGGGATGCACTGTTCGACCTGTTGTCAGCTAATGGACTGTTAGTAAAGAAACGCCGCAGGCGGCATGTGACGACCTGGTCGGGTCACCGGTTCAACAGATGGCCGAATATCATACGCAGCCTGGAGGTCGTCAGGCCTAACCAACTGTGGGTAAGCGATATCACCTACTGGAAAGTAAAAGAAGAACATTTGTACATCAGTTTGATAACGGACGCTTATTCGCACAAAGTAGTTGGCTATCATTTGGCTGATACCTTAGAAACGATCGAAACGATACAGGCCTTGAAAATGGCTTTAAAAGACCTGCCTGAACAATTGCCGGAGGCACTTATACATCACTCGGACCGGGGAGTGCAATATTGCACAGAAAGCTATGTAAAGCTATTACAGGACAGATACATCAAGATCAGTATGACCGAGAACGGTGACCCATTAGAGAATGCCGTTGCTGAACGAATGAACGGCATTCTTAAAGAAGAATATCTTAAGCATCACCGGCCTGAGAATAAGCAACAAGCAAAACAATTACTGGATAGAGCTATCGAGTTGTATAACAAACACCGGCCACACTTCAGTATCGGTCTGCTAACGCCCCAACATGTGCATGATAAAAGCTTGCTACCTCAAAAATTGTGGAAGAACTATTATCGCAAAAACACTAACATTGTAAACGTATCACAGGACATCACTACACTTGTAAATACATAA
- a CDS encoding flavin reductase family protein: MPTINISDLSPIQIQSYLNFAIAPRPICLASTVDAAGNVNLSPFSYFNIFSVNPPVCIFSPSRRVRDNTTKHTLENIREVPECVINIVNYDMVQQTSLSSVEYPQGVNEFIKSGLTPVPSQLVKPPCVAESYVQLECVVNEVISLGQGAGAGNLVLAEIKRMHINDAVLDNDGKIDQAKMDLVARLGGDWYCRVTKENLFKVAKPNTKMGIGVDALPYAIRNSRILTGNNLGQLGNLEAIPGDDAIEAFALTPEIKEVLDATIGDSQTRELQLHLKAKQLLEEERVVEALMVLLME; the protein is encoded by the coding sequence ATGCCCACCATCAATATATCCGATCTTTCGCCAATCCAGATACAAAGTTACCTGAACTTTGCGATAGCACCGCGACCGATTTGCCTGGCCTCTACAGTTGATGCTGCGGGGAATGTAAACCTGAGCCCATTCAGTTATTTTAACATTTTCAGCGTTAATCCGCCGGTATGTATATTCTCGCCATCGCGCAGGGTGAGGGATAATACTACCAAACATACGCTCGAAAATATAAGGGAAGTGCCCGAATGTGTGATCAATATTGTTAATTATGATATGGTGCAACAAACCTCGCTGTCAAGTGTAGAGTATCCGCAGGGTGTTAACGAATTTATTAAATCAGGATTAACACCAGTGCCATCACAATTAGTAAAGCCTCCGTGCGTAGCCGAATCATATGTGCAATTAGAGTGTGTGGTGAACGAGGTGATTAGCTTAGGACAGGGGGCAGGTGCCGGTAACCTTGTGTTAGCAGAAATTAAACGGATGCATATTAACGATGCTGTTTTAGATAACGATGGCAAAATTGACCAGGCAAAAATGGATCTGGTTGCCCGGCTCGGCGGTGACTGGTATTGCCGTGTAACCAAAGAAAACCTGTTTAAGGTAGCCAAGCCAAACACTAAAATGGGTATCGGCGTTGATGCGCTACCTTATGCTATCCGCAACTCAAGGATCCTCACAGGTAACAACCTCGGGCAATTAGGCAACCTGGAAGCCATACCCGGCGATGATGCTATCGAAGCCTTTGCACTAACCCCGGAGATAAAAGAAGTACTTGATGCCACCATCGGCGACAGCCAAACCCGTGAGTTGCAATTACATCTGAAAGCGAAACAATTGCTTGAAGAAGAGAGGGTTGTAGAGGCTTTGATGGTGTTGCTGATGGAATGA
- a CDS encoding two-component regulator propeller domain-containing protein, producing the protein MKDKRNVLSCLIILLAGVIYFPVQAQQKHAENVIPFAGPNRISRNLIQDKKGNIWIAAFDGIFRYDGKSFINITSKVSSARFFSVLEDKKGNLWFGSIGSGVYRYDGKSFRNFTIKDGLLNNDVVSIYEDKKGNIWFGVSGGTSRYDGISFRNYIINGYGMNEDPTGKTFPDRAPYEVNSIIEDRTGKLWFATRGNTFVYDGKIFKIFSRNGKPFTNVRSVMEDKKGNIWLAGSDGLWRCNGSSFTNFIRKFTGYIYEDKKGNIWTSSESADNPNKVLSGFSANTAAWALSRYDEKSLSDKKPSVTEITNKPMVFGILEDDKRNIWFGAVDGVYRYDGNTIKDFKGM; encoded by the coding sequence ATGAAAGATAAAAGAAACGTTTTGTCCTGCCTGATCATTCTGCTGGCAGGAGTAATTTATTTCCCTGTACAGGCTCAGCAAAAACATGCTGAAAACGTAATCCCTTTCGCCGGACCTAACCGAATTAGCCGCAACCTCATTCAGGATAAAAAAGGAAACATTTGGATCGCTGCATTTGATGGTATTTTTCGATACGATGGAAAATCTTTTATCAATATCACAAGTAAAGTGAGTTCGGCCCGCTTTTTTTCTGTTTTAGAAGATAAGAAAGGCAACTTGTGGTTTGGCTCTATCGGTTCAGGTGTTTACCGTTACGATGGGAAATCCTTTCGTAATTTTACAATTAAGGACGGCCTTCTCAATAATGATGTTGTAAGTATTTATGAAGATAAAAAAGGTAACATCTGGTTCGGCGTTTCGGGTGGAACAAGCCGGTATGATGGAATATCATTTCGGAATTATATCATAAACGGATATGGGATGAACGAAGACCCAACGGGGAAAACATTTCCGGATAGGGCACCTTATGAAGTTAATTCAATTATTGAAGACAGAACGGGAAAGCTTTGGTTTGCCACAAGAGGCAACACCTTTGTGTATGACGGAAAAATATTTAAGATTTTCAGCCGTAATGGTAAACCTTTTACCAATGTTCGTTCTGTAATGGAAGATAAAAAGGGCAATATCTGGCTCGCAGGCAGTGATGGACTGTGGCGCTGCAATGGTAGCTCATTTACCAATTTTATCCGGAAATTTACAGGTTATATCTACGAGGATAAAAAAGGAAACATTTGGACAAGTTCAGAAAGCGCTGATAACCCCAACAAGGTACTTTCTGGTTTTAGCGCTAATACCGCAGCCTGGGCGCTTTCCCGTTACGATGAGAAATCCTTGTCTGATAAAAAGCCATCAGTAACCGAAATAACTAATAAGCCAATGGTTTTTGGGATTTTAGAAGATGATAAAAGAAATATTTGGTTTGGTGCTGTGGATGGAGTGTATCGGTACGATGGAAACACCATTAAAGACTTTAAAGGGATGTAG
- a CDS encoding histidine kinase: MEVPSIQTSKLYAAFVICGLVWAALQTYIIHSFGFLWFTAATDGLLSAILLSCACWLINNNLRYYQPGKGSYINLFIWCVALAGICTAGCRYLLPLINSDQIYTGFLAQSLTIRFFTDFLAIGWMAMISLLWFSQLDQKETLKRKTEAEQLAREAELYNLRQQLQPHFLFNSLNSINALIGFKPDEARRMIHQLSDFLRGTLKKDDQLQVSLTEELAHLNLYLDIEKVRFGHRLQTEISCDPKCGTAILPSMLLQPLVENAIKFGLYDTIGEVTVSIRGEIEDGYLNLMVQNPYDPQTSKPKKGTGFGLRGVQRRLYLLYARNDLMETHASDDLYTTIIKIPQL; the protein is encoded by the coding sequence TTGGAAGTTCCATCAATACAAACATCAAAACTATACGCGGCATTTGTAATATGCGGCCTGGTTTGGGCTGCATTACAAACTTATATCATTCATAGTTTTGGTTTTTTATGGTTCACCGCCGCTACCGATGGCCTGTTGAGCGCCATACTGCTTTCATGCGCCTGCTGGCTTATCAACAATAACTTACGCTACTACCAGCCAGGTAAGGGCAGCTATATTAACCTGTTTATCTGGTGCGTGGCGCTTGCAGGCATCTGTACAGCTGGTTGCCGTTACCTTTTACCGCTCATTAACAGCGACCAGATCTACACCGGGTTCCTGGCCCAGTCGTTAACCATCCGCTTTTTTACCGACTTTTTAGCTATCGGATGGATGGCGATGATCAGTTTGTTATGGTTTTCACAGCTCGACCAGAAAGAAACCCTGAAACGCAAAACCGAAGCCGAGCAGCTGGCCCGCGAAGCCGAGCTATACAATCTGCGTCAGCAGCTACAGCCGCACTTTTTGTTTAACAGCCTAAACTCCATCAATGCCCTTATTGGTTTTAAGCCCGATGAGGCCCGCAGGATGATCCACCAGCTATCTGACTTCTTGCGCGGAACGCTTAAGAAGGACGATCAGCTGCAGGTTAGCTTAACAGAAGAACTGGCACATCTTAACTTATACCTCGATATAGAAAAAGTACGCTTTGGGCACCGTTTACAAACCGAAATAAGCTGCGACCCCAAATGCGGAACCGCCATACTGCCATCTATGCTATTACAGCCTTTGGTTGAAAATGCCATTAAATTTGGCCTGTACGATACCATTGGTGAAGTTACGGTGAGCATTCGCGGTGAAATTGAAGATGGCTACCTGAACTTAATGGTACAGAACCCGTACGATCCGCAAACATCCAAACCAAAAAAAGGTACGGGTTTTGGTTTGCGGGGAGTGCAACGTCGATTATATTTGCTGTATGCCCGCAATGATTTGATGGAAACCCACGCGAGCGATGATCTGTACACAACCATTATAAAAATACCGCAACTATGA
- a CDS encoding type II toxin-antitoxin system RelE/ParE family toxin — MAKAIIWNRLASNKFNAIIAYLEQEWGENVTRNFVINTYKIIELIANYPEMGTLENKEKQIRGFVITKHNTLFYRVEEDKIILLTFFDTRQSPGKTKN, encoded by the coding sequence ATGGCTAAAGCAATAATCTGGAATCGTTTGGCCAGCAATAAGTTCAATGCTATTATCGCATATTTAGAACAGGAATGGGGTGAAAACGTAACAAGGAACTTTGTTATAAATACCTACAAAATAATTGAACTTATAGCTAATTATCCCGAAATGGGTACTTTAGAAAACAAAGAAAAGCAAATAAGGGGCTTTGTTATAACCAAACACAATACCTTATTCTATAGGGTTGAAGAAGATAAAATCATCCTGTTAACATTTTTTGACACCAGGCAAAGCCCCGGGAAAACTAAAAATTAG
- a CDS encoding LytTR family transcriptional regulator DNA-binding domain-containing protein: MKRALIIDDEPLARMVVREYLLDFKDIELIQECNDGFEGLKAIQQYQPDLVFLDIQMPKITGFEMLELVEQPPAVIFATAFDEYAIKAFEAHAVDYLLKPFSKERFNKAVEKFLASATPKPAVKQTEELLETAATQSPAQHERIVVKTGTKVKIIPVADVEYLQADDDYVSVITKEGSYLKNKTMSFFEQTLDPNHFVRVHRSYIVAIQQITRIDPYEKDAHLAILKSGAKIPVSKTGYVKLKQVLGI; encoded by the coding sequence ATGAAGCGAGCTTTAATTATTGATGACGAACCTTTAGCCCGCATGGTTGTAAGGGAATACCTGCTTGATTTTAAAGACATTGAACTGATACAGGAATGCAACGATGGCTTTGAAGGCCTCAAAGCCATTCAGCAGTACCAGCCCGACCTGGTTTTTTTAGATATCCAGATGCCTAAAATTACCGGCTTTGAAATGCTTGAACTGGTTGAGCAGCCCCCTGCCGTAATATTTGCCACCGCATTTGATGAATACGCCATTAAAGCTTTTGAAGCCCATGCGGTTGACTATTTGTTAAAACCATTCAGTAAAGAACGTTTTAATAAAGCTGTTGAAAAATTCCTGGCTTCGGCTACGCCAAAACCTGCTGTTAAACAAACGGAAGAATTACTGGAAACCGCCGCTACCCAGTCGCCCGCCCAACACGAACGCATTGTGGTAAAAACCGGCACCAAGGTAAAGATCATCCCTGTTGCCGATGTTGAGTACCTACAAGCCGATGATGATTACGTAAGCGTGATCACCAAAGAAGGCTCATACCTCAAAAACAAAACCATGAGCTTTTTTGAACAAACGCTTGATCCCAATCATTTCGTCCGTGTTCATCGTTCATACATCGTAGCCATACAACAGATCACCCGTATAGATCCATACGAAAAAGACGCTCACCTGGCTATCCTGAAATCAGGCGCCAAAATCCCGGTAAGTAAAACGGGGTATGTGAAGTTGAAACAGGTGTTGGGGATTTAA
- a CDS encoding fumarylacetoacetate hydrolase family protein has translation MKLVSYKTEDREHLGVFVNGHIYNLNSCDKLIPDNMNEFLWGGPELMEHAARVNEEIRSGKIEAKEELFFELMAPVPHPTSCRDGYAFRQHVASARRNRKLDMIPEFDQYPIFYFTNHNAIQGAGEIECMPDHFQKLDFELEVAVVLNKKGCNITAAEADSFIAGYMIMNDMSARTLQMEEMLLNLGPAKGKDFSTVIGPWLVTPDELEQYKAPAKPGHTGNAYNLEMKCVVNGKQVSAGNMADMDWTFAEIIERAAYGCDVLPGDVIGSGTVGTGCFLELNGTGVLNNADYEPQWLQPGDLVEMEITGLGMLGNIIKKADSDFSILKLKK, from the coding sequence ATGAAATTAGTATCCTATAAAACCGAAGACCGCGAACATCTTGGCGTTTTTGTTAATGGCCACATCTACAATTTAAACTCCTGCGATAAGCTGATCCCTGATAACATGAATGAGTTTTTGTGGGGTGGGCCCGAATTGATGGAACATGCCGCGCGGGTTAACGAAGAGATCCGGTCGGGGAAGATAGAGGCTAAAGAGGAATTGTTTTTTGAACTGATGGCCCCGGTACCGCACCCAACATCATGCCGTGACGGTTATGCGTTCCGTCAGCATGTAGCTTCGGCCAGGCGTAACCGTAAGTTGGATATGATACCGGAGTTTGATCAGTACCCTATATTTTATTTCACTAATCATAATGCCATACAAGGCGCGGGCGAAATTGAATGTATGCCCGATCATTTTCAAAAGCTCGATTTTGAACTGGAAGTGGCAGTAGTGCTTAATAAAAAGGGGTGCAACATCACAGCCGCCGAAGCGGATAGCTTTATTGCCGGCTATATGATTATGAATGATATGAGTGCCCGCACCCTGCAAATGGAAGAAATGCTGCTGAACCTTGGGCCGGCAAAAGGTAAAGATTTTTCGACAGTGATTGGTCCGTGGCTGGTGACGCCTGATGAGCTGGAGCAATACAAAGCGCCTGCAAAACCCGGCCATACCGGCAACGCCTATAACCTGGAGATGAAATGCGTGGTGAACGGCAAACAGGTATCGGCAGGTAATATGGCCGACATGGACTGGACCTTCGCCGAGATCATTGAGCGTGCCGCCTACGGTTGCGATGTATTACCGGGCGATGTAATAGGCTCGGGTACTGTTGGCACGGGCTGTTTTCTTGAACTGAATGGCACCGGTGTACTTAATAATGCCGACTATGAACCGCAATGGCTACAGCCGGGAGATTTGGTTGAAATGGAGATCACCGGCTTAGGTATGCTTGGCAATATTATTAAAAAGGCCGATAGTGATTTTTCGATATTGAAGTTGAAGAAATAG
- a CDS encoding L,D-transpeptidase family protein, whose product MPKPITLLLLIILIALHKTEIPDSKRASDVRLNVWPKLQKELKDKGFAPYGSVYLRIIKDISVLEVWVKSANKYQLFKTYDVCTYSGGLGTKTRNGDGKSPEGLYTIEPKQLNPVSNYYLAINVGYPNAIEKAKGYTGSAIMVHGHCASIGCYAMTDARIEEIYTLVYEAFAAGQKQVRVDIFPFRMDDANLKRYAAYKQDTFWRSLKPAYELFEKRQVPVDYHLKGKEYAY is encoded by the coding sequence ATGCCTAAACCAATTACATTGCTACTATTAATTATATTGATAGCACTTCACAAAACCGAAATCCCCGATAGCAAACGTGCCAGCGATGTGCGCCTTAATGTATGGCCTAAACTTCAGAAAGAGCTTAAAGACAAAGGCTTTGCACCCTATGGCTCCGTATACCTACGTATTATCAAAGATATCAGCGTGCTTGAAGTATGGGTAAAATCTGCCAATAAATACCAGCTTTTTAAAACTTATGACGTATGTACCTACTCGGGTGGACTGGGTACTAAAACCCGCAATGGCGATGGAAAAAGTCCGGAAGGGTTATATACCATAGAGCCCAAACAACTTAACCCGGTAAGCAACTATTACCTGGCTATTAATGTAGGATATCCCAATGCCATTGAAAAAGCTAAAGGCTACACCGGCAGCGCCATTATGGTTCATGGGCACTGTGCTTCTATAGGTTGCTATGCCATGACCGATGCCCGGATCGAAGAAATTTATACCCTTGTTTACGAAGCGTTTGCAGCCGGCCAAAAGCAAGTCCGTGTTGATATTTTCCCTTTCCGGATGGATGATGCAAACTTAAAGCGTTATGCGGCTTACAAACAAGATACCTTTTGGCGTTCCCTTAAACCTGCTTACGAATTATTTGAAAAACGACAGGTGCCAGTTGATTATCATCTTAAGGGGAAGGAATACGCTTACTGA